The following are from one region of the Angustibacter sp. Root456 genome:
- a CDS encoding excinuclease ABC subunit UvrA, with protein MTTEADGGFVRVRGASEHNLRNVDVDIPRNAIVAFTGISGSGKSSLAFGTLYAEAQRRYFESVAPYARRLLQQVGAPHVQEITGLPPAVALQQRRGAATSRSSVGTLTTLSNLLRILYSRAGTYPAGADHLAAEAFSPNTVAGACPRCHGLGVVHDVTEELLVPDPSLSIRDGAIAAWPGAWQGANLRSIVTGLGIDIDKPWRRLPKKDRDWLLFTDEQPSVLIKPERDRIDYGYYGKFWSARKHVMHVLADSTSERMRERALRFVQDAPCPDCRGSGLRPEALAVTYLGRSIAELNDLAFTQLVTLLRPVAQLPEDSNEVAVRICADLVARIEVLLDLGLGYLSLGRSSTTLSPGEAQRLRIATQLRSGLFGVVYVLDEPSAGLHPADAEPLLDVLDRLKASGNSLFVVEHDLDVVRRADWVVDIGPGAGEGGGRVLYSGPVAGLEDVPESATSAHLFGRNERLVHDARAPQGWLRLAGVRRHNLRDLSVDIPLCVLTAVTGVSGSGKSTLVSQVLAEDPAALESFDRLVLVDQRPIGRTPRSNLATYTGMFDAVRKLYAATDAARARGYGAGRFSFNVPEGRCETCQGEGFVSVELLFLPGTYAPCPACHGDRYNPETLEITYCGKNIAEVLALSVDDAATFLAAVPAAARSLQTLHEVGLGYLRLGQPATELSGGEAQRIKLATELQRAHRGHALYLLDEPTSGLHPADTALLLRQLHQLVDAGNTVVLVEHDLDAIATADWVIDLGPGGGDAGGRVVATGTPAEVAKAEGSATAPYLARRLERT; from the coding sequence GTGACCACCGAAGCGGACGGCGGCTTCGTGCGTGTCCGCGGGGCCAGCGAGCACAACCTGCGCAACGTCGACGTCGACATCCCCCGCAATGCCATCGTGGCGTTCACCGGGATCTCCGGCTCGGGCAAGTCCTCGCTGGCTTTCGGCACGCTGTACGCCGAGGCGCAGCGTCGCTACTTCGAGTCGGTGGCGCCCTACGCGCGCCGGCTGCTGCAGCAGGTCGGTGCTCCCCACGTCCAGGAGATCACCGGGCTTCCTCCGGCGGTGGCGCTGCAGCAGCGTCGCGGGGCGGCCACGTCCCGCTCGTCGGTCGGCACCCTCACCACGCTCTCTAACCTGCTGCGGATCCTCTACTCGCGAGCAGGCACCTACCCCGCCGGGGCCGATCACCTTGCGGCCGAGGCGTTCTCGCCCAACACCGTGGCGGGCGCGTGTCCGCGCTGCCACGGTCTGGGTGTCGTGCACGACGTCACCGAGGAGCTGCTCGTCCCCGACCCGTCCCTGAGCATCCGCGACGGCGCGATCGCCGCCTGGCCCGGGGCGTGGCAGGGGGCCAACCTGCGCAGCATCGTCACCGGTCTCGGCATCGACATCGACAAGCCGTGGCGCCGGCTCCCGAAGAAGGACCGCGACTGGCTGCTCTTCACCGACGAGCAGCCGTCGGTGCTCATCAAGCCCGAACGCGATCGGATCGACTACGGCTACTACGGGAAGTTCTGGAGCGCGCGCAAGCACGTCATGCACGTGCTGGCCGATTCCACGAGCGAGCGGATGCGCGAGCGGGCCCTGCGGTTCGTGCAGGACGCGCCCTGCCCCGACTGCCGAGGCAGCGGGCTGCGCCCGGAGGCCCTCGCGGTGACCTACCTCGGGCGTTCGATCGCCGAGCTCAACGACCTGGCGTTCACCCAGCTCGTCACACTGCTACGTCCGGTCGCCCAGCTGCCCGAGGACTCCAACGAGGTCGCGGTACGGATCTGCGCTGACCTGGTCGCCCGCATCGAGGTGCTCCTCGACCTGGGCCTGGGCTACCTCAGTCTGGGCCGCAGCTCGACGACGCTGTCGCCCGGTGAGGCGCAGCGCCTGCGGATCGCCACCCAGCTGCGGTCCGGCCTGTTCGGGGTCGTCTACGTCCTGGACGAGCCCTCGGCCGGCCTCCACCCGGCCGACGCGGAGCCGCTGCTGGATGTCTTGGACCGCCTGAAGGCGTCCGGCAACTCACTGTTCGTCGTGGAGCACGACCTCGACGTCGTACGGCGGGCCGACTGGGTCGTCGACATCGGCCCCGGTGCGGGCGAGGGCGGCGGACGAGTGCTCTACAGCGGGCCGGTAGCCGGTCTCGAGGACGTCCCCGAGTCAGCAACCAGCGCCCACCTGTTCGGTCGCAACGAGCGGCTGGTGCACGACGCGCGGGCCCCCCAGGGCTGGCTTCGGTTGGCCGGTGTGCGCCGCCACAACCTGCGCGACCTGTCCGTCGACATCCCGCTCTGCGTGCTGACCGCTGTCACCGGGGTGTCCGGCTCCGGCAAGTCGACCCTGGTCAGCCAGGTGCTCGCCGAGGACCCGGCTGCCCTCGAGTCGTTCGACCGACTCGTGCTCGTCGACCAGCGGCCGATCGGCCGGACGCCGCGCTCCAACCTCGCGACGTACACGGGGATGTTCGACGCCGTGCGCAAGCTGTACGCCGCCACGGACGCGGCCAGAGCGCGCGGCTACGGCGCGGGCCGCTTCTCGTTCAACGTCCCCGAGGGCCGCTGCGAGACCTGTCAGGGCGAGGGTTTCGTCTCCGTCGAGCTGCTCTTCCTGCCGGGCACGTACGCACCCTGCCCGGCGTGCCACGGCGATCGCTACAACCCCGAGACCCTCGAGATCACTTACTGCGGCAAGAACATCGCGGAGGTGCTCGCCCTCTCGGTGGACGACGCCGCGACGTTCCTCGCCGCCGTGCCGGCCGCCGCACGCAGCCTCCAGACGCTGCACGAGGTGGGCCTGGGCTACCTGCGACTCGGACAGCCGGCCACCGAGCTGAGCGGCGGTGAGGCCCAACGCATCAAGCTCGCCACCGAGCTCCAGCGGGCGCACCGCGGCCACGCGCTCTACCTGCTCGACGAGCCGACGTCGGGGCTGCACCCCGCAGACACCGCGCTGTTGCTCCGCCAGCTGCACCAGCTCGTCGACGCCGGCAACACGGTGGTGCTCGTCGAGCACGACCTCGACGCGATCGCCACCGCCGACTGGGTCATCGATCTCGGCCCGGGCGGAGGCGACGCCGGAGGTCGTGTCGTCGCGACCGGAACTCCGGCCGAGGTCGCGAAGGCCGAGGGCAGCGCGACCGCGCCGTACCTCGCGCGGCGACTCGAGCGGACCTGA
- a CDS encoding nitroreductase/quinone reductase family protein, giving the protein MSRERAARAVTPRSRRGGLPPRWFVVAFWHGHRALLRATGGRFGLWSPKRGRAGTLRLTTTGRRSGEPRQVVLSYFEDGAALVTMAMNGWGPAEPAWWLNLQDHPDAVVETRDGSRLVRGRCAQGKERERLWSRWAEIDKNLDDYAARRPAETAVVVLEPREVEVVA; this is encoded by the coding sequence ATGTCCAGGGAGCGTGCCGCGCGAGCAGTGACGCCACGGAGCCGGCGTGGAGGGCTTCCGCCGCGCTGGTTCGTCGTGGCCTTCTGGCACGGCCATCGTGCGCTGTTGCGCGCGACCGGCGGCCGGTTCGGCCTGTGGAGCCCGAAGCGGGGGCGGGCGGGAACGCTGCGGCTCACCACGACGGGTCGACGCAGCGGGGAGCCTCGACAGGTCGTCCTCAGCTACTTCGAGGACGGCGCAGCCCTGGTCACGATGGCGATGAACGGGTGGGGACCGGCTGAGCCCGCGTGGTGGCTGAACCTGCAGGATCACCCGGACGCCGTCGTCGAGACCCGCGACGGATCCCGACTGGTCCGCGGCCGCTGTGCCCAGGGGAAGGAGCGCGAGCGGCTGTGGTCGCGCTGGGCCGAGATCGACAAGAACCTCGACGACTACGCGGCCCGGCGGCCGGCCGAGACCGCGGTCGTCGTGCTCGAGCCGCGTGAGGTCGAGGTCGTCGCGTGA